The sequence TCCGCTCTCGTgccaccccctccctcatctctTCCCAACCCTCCCTCTTCCTCGTCTCTACCCGAGCCGCACCCAGCCTCATCTCCCGCCCTTCCTACTCCCTCGTCTCCACccgccccaccccctccctcatctcccagCCCCTCTCCCTCGCCTCGTCCATCCCCTCCCAATCCTTCATCTCCTCACCCTCTGCCTCCCACTCTCcttcatcctccccttccccctgccCCTCCATTGTCCAGCAGGATTCCCACCCTCCGACCTCTGAGGGTGAGGAGGAAGAGAGTGAGCAGGAAAGGGTAGGTGAGGAAAACACTCCTCCACCCACCATCCACCTCGTCCCCAACCCTCGCCTCCATCGGGCTGTCCATCCCCATGAGGGAGCCAGCCGgctgcccctcccctccccctcctcctcagcCTCACCCCCATGCCCTGCCACTCTCCCCTCGGgatcccaccctcccacctctgagggagaggacggggaggattcaccctcaccccactctcaccctcaccctcaccctcaccctcatcaTCCGGGTGAGGAAGGAGGTCGGCTCTGGGCCGCTGGTTGTGTCCAGCGGGTGCTCTCTCACTCTGAGGGGATGCCTCCCCGCGGTCACCTCCCCGtcacctccccccactcccccctgaGGGGTGGGGACGAACACGGGCCAGTGTACCGCCGGGGTCCCGTTGCCCACCGCCAGCTGCGGCCCCAACCCTGGGAACCCACTCcatcctctcctccacctccttcctgCCCCCCTCGCCCCCGCCCTTCTCTCAGGCCAAGGGCCCACGACCAGGAGCCGGGGGTGAGTGTCCCTTCCCACCGGGACATCCCACGGGGGCCTGTGGATGACGCCAGGAACTGGGGGTCTCGGTTCCGTCAGGGGAGGGGTGAACAatagccccctcccccccacaacaCATCCGAGGCATTCGAGGCATGACAAGGAAGAGAGAGGGATCCTAGACATCCTTCCTACCGCTGACTCCACCAGCAGACTCTTCCCTCGGCCTGGACTCCGACCTTCTGGGTGGACTAGATGCAGGGATCGAGCTCCTTAACGAAATAAAGCATCAACATTAACCGTCTGGTCTCTGGGTCGgcactgggaggggaggggacgagccatgagggaggggtttgaatgggagggtggggagtgtagtggttacagagatagggagagggtgatggaggggtttgaacaggaggggggagtgtaggggttacagagatagggagggggtgagggaggggtttgaacaggaggggggagtgtaggggttacagagatagggagggggtgagggaggggtttgaacaggaggggggagtgtgggggttacagagatagggagggggtgagggaggggtttgaatggggtgtggaggggtgggtttctgggtggaggggtgggttagtggctgtaggggtggtgggtttctgggtggaggggtgggtttctgggtgtaggggtgggttagtgggtgtaggggtgggtttctgggtggagggttgggttagtgggtgtaggggtggtgggtttctgggtggaggggtgggtttctgggtgtaggggtggtgggtttctgggtggaggggtgggtatctgaggggtgggttagtgggtgtaggggtaggggtaggtttctgggtgtaggggtgggtt is a genomic window of Mobula hypostoma chromosome 28, sMobHyp1.1, whole genome shotgun sequence containing:
- the LOC134338801 gene encoding uncharacterized protein LOC134338801; this encodes MATLLSWRNVALDEAENPCTRESGEGECCEYLRQILLGSFGTVILVIIITTTILMVYSKFQMTAIGFKRKMVQRKRRGSPELEFSHLMGAAAGEPAPAPPSQTHCLSPCPSPLPQVCLGLSGGDPPRETPTPTPSLANPEEAEPRKGPRGDSRSRPRPHTRLWNPPSQGQPAPPCGSLSPPTSLTSVVYNGDGDEKEMETRPPSPTPSPPRYLRDSHSSRPSPSLRSRATPSLISSQPSLFLVSTRAAPSLISRPSYSLVSTRPTPSLISQPLSLASSIPSQSFISSPSASHSPSSSPSPCPSIVQQDSHPPTSEGEEEESEQERVGEENTPPPTIHLVPNPRLHRAVHPHEGASRLPLPSPSSSASPPCPATLPSGSHPPTSEGEDGEDSPSPHSHPHPHPHPHHPGEEGGRLWAAGCVQRVLSHSEGMPPRGHLPVTSPHSPLRGGDEHGPVYRRGPVAHRQLRPQPWEPTPSSPPPPSCPPRPRPSLRPRAHDQEPGVSVPSHRDIPRGPVDDARNWGSRFRQGRGEQ